One Mus musculus strain C57BL/6J chromosome Y, GRCm38.p6 C57BL/6J DNA segment encodes these proteins:
- the Gm21745 gene encoding Y-linked testis-specific protein 1-like: MISLKKKSRRKPSSQALGNIVGCRISHGWKEGNEPVTHWKAIILGQLPTNPSLYLVKYDGIDSVYGQELHSDERILNIKVLPHKVVFPQVRDVHLARALVGRKVQHKFEGKDGSEDNWSGMVLAQVPFLQDYFYISYKNDPVLYVYQLLDDYKEGNLHIIPETPLAEARSGDENDFLIGTWVQYTRDDGSKKFGKVVYKDLANPTVYFIKFLGDLHIYVYTLVSNIT; this comes from the coding sequence atgatatcactcaagaagaagagtaggaggaagccttcttcccaggccctggggaatattgttggctgcagaatttctcacgggtggaaggaaggtaatgagcctgtcacccattggaaggccatcattctagggcaactgccaacaaacccttctctttatttggtgaagtacgacggaattgacagtgtctacggacaggagctccacagcgatgagaggattttaaatattaaggtcttgcctcacaaagtagtttttcctcaggtgagggatgtccacctcgccagagccctggttggcagaaaggtacaacacaaatttgaggggaaagatggctctgaggacaactggagtgggatggtgctagcccaggtgccattcttacaggactatttttacatttcctacaagaatgatccggtcctctacgtttatcagctcctggatgactacaaggaaggtaacctccacatcattccagagacccctctggctgaggcgagatcaggtgatgaaaatgacttcttaataggtacctgggtgcagtacaccagagatgatggatccaaaaagttcggaaaggttgtttacaaagatctagccaatcctaccgtgtactttatcaaatttcttggtgacctacatatctatgtctatactctggtgtcaaatatcacttaa